In Acipenser ruthenus unplaced genomic scaffold, fAciRut3.2 maternal haplotype, whole genome shotgun sequence, one genomic interval encodes:
- the LOC131727803 gene encoding phosphatidate phosphatase LPIN1-like yields MFSSSSVLYRKTLRLTSEQLGSLQLKNGPNDVVFSVTTQYQGTCRCEGTIYLWNWDDKIVISDIDGTITRSDTLGHILPTLGKDWTHQGIARLYHKVSQNGYKFLYCSARAIGMADMTRGYLHWVNERGTMLPQGPVLLSPSSLFSALHREVIEKKPEKFKIQCLTDIKNLFHPNIEPFYAAFGNRPTDVHSYKEVGVALNRIFTVNPKGELIQEHAKTNISSYVRLGEIVDHVFPLLTRGDSSDFPCSDTYSQFTYWRELLPSVENPGVRVESS; encoded by the exons GGAAGCCTCCAGCTGAAGAATGGCCCCAACGACGTGGTGTTCAGTGTTACAACACAGTACCAGGGCACATGTCGCTGCGAAGGAACCATCTACCTGTGGAACTGGGATGATAAAATTGTCATCTCGGATATTGATGGAACCATTACCAG GTCTGACACACTGGGTCACATACTGCCTACCCTTGGCAAGGACTGGACTCATCAGGGCATTGCCCGGCTTTATCACAAAGTTAGCCA aaatggCTACAAGTTCCTGTACTGTTCAGCCCGTGCTATTGGAATGGCAGACATGACAAGAGGGTACCTGCACTGGGTTAATGAAAGGGGAACTATGCTACCTCAGGGGCCTGTACTGCTGAGCCCAAGCAGCTTGTTCTCAGCACTGCACAG gGAAGTGATAGAAAAGAAACCAGAGAAGTTTAAGATTCAGTGTCTGACAGACATAAAAAATCTCTTTCATCCAAACATTGAGCCTTTCTATGCTGCTTTTGGAAACAGACCTACA gatgtgCATTCATATAAGGAAGTAGGAGTTGCTTTGAACAGAATCTTTACAGTTAACCCAAAAGGAGAACTGATACAAGAACATGCAAAGACTAACATATCCTC TTACGTGAGACTTGGTGAAATCGTGGATCATGTGTTTCCACTGCTGACACGAGGAGATTCCTCAGACTTCCCCTGTTCTGACACCTACAGTCAGTTCACCTACTGGAGAGAGCTACTGCCGTCTGTGGAAAACCCTGGTGTCCGTGTAGAATCCAGTTAA